The Henckelia pumila isolate YLH828 chromosome 2, ASM3356847v2, whole genome shotgun sequence genome includes a window with the following:
- the LOC140877622 gene encoding cysteine-rich receptor-like protein kinase 15, which yields METLLSSLASNVDINGFYNASAGQGPDTVYAAALCRGDIQQEECRSCIQNATAELVNECQNYKQAVQWNELCTVRYSNESIYGILKTSPGWVWWSLTNASSPEQFMSDVVRLEDDLLVQAANGGSLRKVAAGNKSSVNFQFIFSLVQCTPDLSRDNCISCLIGAASDIPINCNNSIRCMIVFPSCNLRYHEVPFYNETRLHELQALATLPPPPPPQLSPPPPPLQPGQRQPPPSLSPPPPPGFSQQSPPTGKKDGNTRTVIIASVSVGVGLIVAVFATILLIKRAKRKPKQELDQSSRDINIDESLQYDFSEIKDATNNFSLASKLGQGGFGVIYKGTLSNGQDIAVKRLSLDSGQGDVEFKNEVLLVAKLQHKNLVRLLGFSMEGKERLLIYEFVKNRSLDKFLFDPIKQNDLDWENRYKIIWGISKGLLYLHEESRVKIIHRDLKASNILLDGDMNPKIADFGMARLFDADETQANTNKIVGTYGYMSPEYAMHGQFSAKSDVFSFGVLILEIVSGQQNRSLKNGEDMKDLLSVAWKQWRQGTAEDIIDPVLRVVSSNLSDMFRCIHIGLLCVQDNPSDRPTMASVVLMLSSSKISLSAPFEPTYTTNYGYNSRNIPNLSVYGSKGFDSSGSSALKRSTDLYSVESLKTDMSMAGFRPR from the exons ATGGAAACACTCTTATCCTCCCTTGCATCAAACGTAGATATCAATGGATTCTACAACGCCTCCGCGGGGCAGGGACCGGATACCGTCTATGCGGCAGCGCTGTGCAGAGGGGACATACAGCAAGAAGAATGCCGTAGCTGTATCCAAAATGCCACTGCTGAATTAGTAAACGAGTGTCAAAATTACAAGCAAGCCGTGCAGTGGAATGAGCTCTGCACGGTGCGGTACTCTAATGAATCCATCTACGGGATACTGAAGACTTCTCCTGGGTGGGTTTGGTGGAGTCTAACGAACGCCTCGAGTCCTGAACAGTTTATGTCGGATGTTGTTAGACTAGAGGACGATCTTCTTGTGCAAGCCGCTAATGGTGGTTCTCTGAGGAAAGTGGCAGCTGGGAATAAAAGCTCTGTAAATTTTCAGTTTATATTTTCCTTGGTTCAGTGTACCCCTGATTTGTCTCGGGACAATTGCATTAGTTGTTTAATTGGGGCTGCTTCCGATATTCCCATAAATTGCAACAATTCCATAAGGTGTATGATAGTATTCCCTAGCTGCAATCTTCGTTATCATGAAGTGCCGTTTTACAACGAAACCAGGCTTCATGAATTACAGGCGCTTGCTACGctgccaccaccaccaccaccacaactgtcaccaccaccaccaccactgCAACCAGGTCAGCGACAGCCGCCACCATCACTGTCACCGCCACCGCCACCAGGTTTCTCACAACAGTCCCCACCGACAG GGAAGAAAGATGGAAACACTCGAACTGTGATAATAGCTTCTGTTTCAGTTGGTGTGGGTCTAATAGTAGCTGTATTTGCTACCATCTTGCTGATAAAGAGAGCTAAAAGGAAGCCAAAACAAGAACTTGATCAGT CTTCACGAGACATTAACATAGATGAATCGCTACAAtatgatttttctgaaatcaAAGACGCTACTAATAATTTCTCACTTGCTAGCAAGTTGGGACAAGGTGGATTTGGGGTCATTTATAAG gGAACACTTTCGAATGGACAAGACATTGCTGTAAAAAGACTGTCCTTGGATTCTGGGCAAGGTGACGTAGAATTCAAGAATGAAGTCTTACTAGTAGCCAAACTACAACACAAGAATCTTGTAAGACTCCTGGGTTTTTCCATGGAAGGGAAGGAAAGACTTCTCATTTATGAATTCGTTAAGAATAGAAGCCTCGACAAATTTTTATTCG ACCCTATCAAACAAAATGATTTGGATTGGGAGAACCGTTACAAGATCATATGGGGGATTTCCAAGGGACTTCTATATTTGCACGAAGAATCTCgagttaaaataattcatcGTGATCTCAAAGCTAGCAATATACTTTTAGATGGAGATATGAACCCAAAAATTGCCGACTTTGGCATGGCGAGGTTATTTGATGCCGATGAAACTCAAGCCAACACCAACAAAATTGTGGGAACATA TGGATATATGTCACCAGAATATGCAATGCACGGACAATTCTCTGCTAAGTCTGATGTATTTAGCTTCGGTGTGCTGATCTTAGAAATCGTCAGTGGTCAACAAAATAGATCACTTAAAAACGGGGAGGATATGAAAGACCTCTTAAGTGTG gcatgGAAACAATGGCGCCAAGGAACAGCAGAGGATATCATTGATCCAGTATTGAGGGTTGTTTCAAGTAACCTAAGTGATATGTTCAGATGCATTCACATCGGTTTGCTTTGCGTGCAAGACAATCCTAGTGATAGACCAACAATGGCTTCAGTTGTTCTTATGCTTAGCAGCTCCAAAATATCTCTGTCGGCACCTTTCGAGCCAACATATACTACGAACTATGGCTATAACTCAAGAAATATTCCAAACCTTAGTGTGTATGGTTCAAAAGGATTTGATTCAAGTGGATCATCAGCCCTTAAAAGGTCAACTGATCTATATTCTGTTGAATCATTAAAAACCGACATGTCGATGGCTGGTTTTCGTCCAAGGTGA